In Holophagales bacterium, one DNA window encodes the following:
- a CDS encoding zinc ribbon domain-containing protein, which yields MAHVEFTGNTQDLSTDRGYQFKFYCERCGNGYMSSFKASAIGIAASMAQAAGNMLGGIFGRVASGAYEVQRAVGGPEHDAALAAAVEEIRPLFRQCTRCGIWVCEPVCFNKRAGLCERCAPDLDEEIAAAQAEAAREQAQSKAREVDWLKGRKLDEPVTAACRACGVKIGTAKFCPECGTAVGAKATCPACSAELEGNPKFCPECGRKLV from the coding sequence ATGGCGCACGTCGAGTTCACCGGCAACACCCAGGACCTCTCGACCGATCGCGGCTACCAGTTCAAGTTCTACTGCGAGCGCTGCGGCAACGGCTACATGTCGTCGTTCAAGGCCTCGGCGATCGGCATCGCCGCGTCGATGGCCCAGGCCGCGGGCAACATGCTCGGCGGCATCTTCGGCCGCGTGGCGAGCGGCGCCTACGAGGTCCAGCGCGCCGTGGGCGGTCCCGAGCACGACGCGGCGCTCGCGGCGGCGGTCGAGGAGATCCGCCCGCTCTTCCGCCAGTGCACGCGCTGCGGCATCTGGGTCTGCGAGCCGGTCTGCTTCAACAAACGAGCCGGGCTCTGCGAACGCTGCGCGCCCGACCTCGACGAAGAGATCGCCGCGGCGCAGGCCGAGGCGGCGCGCGAGCAGGCCCAGAGCAAGGCGCGCGAGGTCGACTGGCTGAAGGGCCGCAAGCTCGACGAACCGGTCACCGCCGCCTGCCGAGCCTGCGGCGTCAAGATCGGCACGGCGAAGTTCTGCCCCGAGTGCGGCACCGCCGTCGGCGCCAAGGCCACCTGCCCCGCCTGCTCGGCCGAGCTCGAGGGCAACCCGAAGTTCTGTCCCGAGTGCGGGCGCAAGCTCGTCTGA
- a CDS encoding S1 RNA-binding domain-containing protein, which translates to MSPIRPKTRRPAHLDANDEDSDRAEFERLLAEADSGRVAVGRPTEPQVGERVKGKIVAVGESTVFVDLGSGSEGVLDLAEVQRDDGTVEVAVGDTIEAVIAARDTASRGYVLRRRGGSRPGEASLELRQARELGLPVEGIVRSVNKGGIEVEVGGQTAFCPFSQIDVRPVGDATDLVGKRLSFLVTRIEEGGRGRGVSVVVSRRELLERESRERAAAVRARLEPGAVVRGKVSSIASYGAFIDLGGLDGLLHVSELGHGRVENPADVLAVGEEVEVQVLRIDPAKDDKRGERISLSMKALQRDPWKEAAARFPIGSDHPGRVMRLESFGAFVQLAPGLEGLLHVSEIGAGRRLAHAREALALGQDVRVRVLDLDLAKRRIGLHLLSDRPGGETESDDWRGRLASAGSGFGSLGDALRRDKKP; encoded by the coding sequence ATGAGCCCAATTCGACCCAAGACCCGCCGCCCCGCCCACCTCGACGCGAACGACGAAGACTCCGATCGGGCGGAGTTCGAGCGCCTGCTGGCCGAGGCCGACAGCGGCCGCGTGGCGGTCGGCCGCCCGACCGAGCCCCAGGTGGGCGAACGGGTCAAGGGCAAGATCGTCGCGGTCGGCGAGTCGACCGTGTTCGTCGACCTCGGTTCGGGTAGCGAAGGGGTGCTCGACCTCGCCGAAGTGCAGCGCGACGACGGCACCGTCGAGGTGGCGGTCGGCGACACGATCGAGGCGGTGATCGCGGCGCGCGACACGGCATCGCGCGGCTACGTCCTGCGCCGGCGCGGCGGCAGTCGCCCGGGCGAGGCGTCGCTCGAGTTGCGTCAGGCACGCGAGCTCGGTCTGCCGGTGGAAGGGATCGTCCGGTCGGTGAACAAGGGCGGCATCGAAGTCGAGGTCGGCGGACAGACCGCCTTCTGCCCGTTCTCGCAGATCGACGTGCGGCCGGTCGGTGACGCGACGGACCTGGTGGGCAAGCGACTGTCGTTCCTGGTGACGCGCATCGAGGAGGGCGGCCGTGGGCGGGGAGTGAGCGTCGTCGTGTCGCGTCGCGAGCTGCTCGAACGCGAGTCGCGCGAGCGGGCGGCGGCGGTGCGCGCCCGGCTCGAGCCCGGCGCCGTGGTGCGCGGCAAGGTCAGCTCGATCGCCTCCTACGGCGCATTCATCGACCTCGGCGGCCTCGACGGCCTGCTGCACGTCTCCGAGCTCGGCCACGGCCGGGTGGAGAACCCGGCCGACGTGCTCGCCGTCGGCGAGGAGGTCGAGGTCCAGGTGCTGCGCATCGATCCGGCCAAGGACGACAAGCGGGGCGAGCGGATCTCGCTCTCGATGAAGGCTCTGCAGCGCGACCCGTGGAAAGAGGCGGCGGCGCGCTTCCCGATTGGCAGCGATCACCCCGGCCGGGTCATGCGGCTGGAAAGCTTCGGCGCGTTCGTGCAGCTCGCTCCCGGGCTCGAAGGGCTCCTGCACGTCAGCGAGATCGGCGCCGGCCGCCGCCTCGCCCACGCCCGCGAAGCGCTGGCACTCGGCCAGGACGTGCGGGTGCGCGTGCTCGACCTCGACCTGGCGAAACGGCGGATCGGCTTGCATCTGCTGAGCGACCGACCGGGCGGCGAGACCGAGTCGGACGACTGGCGCGGTCGCCTCGCCTCCGCCGGCAGCGGCTTCGGCAGCCTGGGCGACGCCCTGCGTCGCGACAAAAAGCCCTGA
- a CDS encoding DUF1570 domain-containing protein has product MIARLLRPGIAWLLAATLGAEPAALALPAPRAHWLRLDTPSFTVLGDVSPGRLREVAVELERFRAALARLRPETKRPAPLPTLVLACDGERSLAPYRALGRSDTKNIRGVFHHHSAWGSSLALDAGQAIEASLSTALHEYVHYFVATTYPATPLWLNEGLAELYSTFRTTAAGVEVGRPVERHVLRLRDGWQMPLSRLFAVGHESPEYVESERASAFYAQSWALVHYLLVGEPEMAARAPAFLAALDREPGPDAAARQALGVGLVELEERLRRYVAKPSFRYLTYAITDLAVPELPAPVEIGRGELLTLLAEHLAHAGDATGAAEHLAALSPTEAAAGDPLALAGYLAEERKDLATARGLFRRAAAAHPRRASSWLHIARFAIEDSDDRAARQAAEAALAIAPEYGEAWATLGLAALNLQDSATAIRALTEAERRMPDRGDLVFNRFLAHLAAGDLATAKTLVEGKIAQVGGPKLAAEARRQLDARLATEEVNRAVEAANAAYAAGDPVAAAEAIRRVRARLSDPEAIAFLDARLAEAERNLETHRRIAAYNRAIELANGGRLAEARATLAALLAAGCGDEPVCDAARDLAANLEKQQRRR; this is encoded by the coding sequence ATGATCGCCCGCCTGCTCCGTCCGGGGATCGCCTGGCTGCTGGCCGCCACCCTCGGTGCCGAGCCGGCGGCGCTCGCCCTGCCCGCGCCGCGGGCCCATTGGCTGCGTCTCGACACGCCGAGCTTCACCGTGCTCGGCGACGTGTCGCCTGGGCGCCTGCGCGAGGTCGCCGTCGAGCTCGAGCGCTTCCGCGCCGCGCTCGCCCGGCTCCGGCCGGAGACGAAGCGCCCCGCCCCGCTGCCCACCCTGGTGCTTGCCTGCGACGGCGAACGGTCGCTCGCGCCCTATCGCGCGCTCGGCCGGAGCGACACGAAGAACATCCGCGGCGTCTTCCACCACCATTCCGCCTGGGGCAGCTCGCTCGCCCTCGACGCCGGCCAGGCGATCGAGGCGTCGCTCTCGACGGCGCTCCACGAGTACGTCCACTACTTCGTCGCCACCACCTATCCGGCGACGCCGCTCTGGCTCAACGAAGGGCTCGCCGAGCTCTACTCGACCTTCCGCACGACCGCGGCCGGTGTCGAAGTCGGTCGACCGGTGGAACGGCATGTCCTGCGGCTGCGCGACGGTTGGCAGATGCCGCTCTCGCGGCTCTTCGCCGTCGGCCACGAGAGTCCGGAGTACGTCGAATCGGAACGCGCCAGCGCCTTCTACGCCCAGTCCTGGGCGCTGGTGCACTACCTGCTGGTCGGCGAGCCCGAGATGGCGGCGCGAGCTCCGGCCTTCCTCGCCGCGCTCGACCGCGAACCGGGCCCCGACGCCGCTGCCCGCCAGGCCCTCGGGGTCGGCCTCGTCGAGCTCGAGGAGCGCCTGCGACGCTACGTGGCCAAGCCGTCGTTCCGCTATCTCACCTACGCGATCACGGATCTTGCGGTTCCCGAGCTGCCGGCGCCGGTCGAGATCGGCCGCGGCGAGTTGCTGACGCTCCTCGCCGAGCACCTCGCCCATGCCGGCGACGCGACCGGTGCGGCCGAACACCTGGCGGCGCTGTCGCCCACCGAGGCGGCCGCCGGCGATCCCCTGGCGCTGGCCGGCTACCTCGCCGAGGAACGCAAGGACCTCGCGACGGCGCGCGGGCTCTTCCGGCGCGCCGCCGCGGCGCACCCGCGGCGCGCCTCCTCGTGGCTGCACATCGCTCGCTTCGCCATCGAGGACTCGGACGACCGGGCCGCGCGCCAGGCCGCCGAGGCGGCCCTGGCGATCGCCCCCGAGTACGGCGAAGCCTGGGCGACGCTCGGGCTCGCGGCGCTCAACCTGCAGGACAGCGCCACCGCGATCAGGGCGCTCACCGAGGCCGAGCGCCGCATGCCCGATCGCGGCGATCTGGTCTTCAATCGATTCCTCGCCCACCTCGCCGCCGGCGACCTGGCCACCGCGAAGACGCTCGTCGAGGGGAAGATCGCCCAGGTCGGCGGACCGAAGCTCGCCGCCGAGGCGCGCCGACAGCTCGACGCCCGACTCGCCACCGAAGAGGTCAACCGCGCCGTCGAAGCGGCCAACGCGGCCTATGCGGCAGGCGACCCGGTCGCCGCGGCCGAGGCGATCCGCCGCGTCCGGGCCCGTCTCTCCGACCCGGAGGCGATCGCCTTCCTCGACGCTCGCCTGGCCGAAGCCGAGCGGAATCTCGAAACACATCGCCGCATCGCCGCTTACAACCGGGCGATCGAGCTGGCCAACGGCGGTCGCCTCGCCGAAGCTCGCGCGACGCTTGCCGCACTGCTCGCCGCCGGTTGCGGCGACGAGCCGGTCTGCGATGCGGCCCGCGACCTCGCCGCCAACCTCGAGAAGCAGCAGCGCCGACGCTGA